One stretch of Spiroplasma mirum ATCC 29335 DNA includes these proteins:
- the atpD gene encoding F0F1 ATP synthase subunit beta — MDKNGKVVQVLGPVVDIRFPEEYLPKLYNAINVDNNGTKLVLEVVQHIGDDIVRAIALGPTEGMVRGMEADDSGAPISVPVGEEVLGRMFNVLGDPIDEKPAPKTKVKRPIHRQAPSYEEQQTMAEILETGIKVVDLLVPFAKGGKIGLFGGAGVGKTVLVQELINNVAKAHGGISVFAGVGERTREGNDLYYEMIEAGVIDKTALVFGQMNETPGARMRVALTGLTIAEYFRDDKNQDVLLFIDNIFRFTQAGSEVSALLGRMPSAVGYQPTLATEMGALQERITSTKKGSITSVQAVYVPADDLTDPAPATTFTHLDAKVVLDREIAALGIYPAVDPLGSSSRLLDPQVVGDEHYDTSRGVQETLQKFKELQSIIAILGMDELSDEDKLSVSRARKIRNFLSQPFFVAEKFSGKEGKYVPVSETIRAFKEILSGKHDNLPEQAFLYVGTIDEAVKAANQMKN; from the coding sequence ATGGATAAAAATGGAAAAGTAGTACAGGTTTTAGGACCTGTTGTAGATATTCGCTTTCCCGAAGAATATTTACCAAAATTATATAATGCCATTAATGTTGATAATAATGGTACAAAATTAGTGTTAGAAGTTGTTCAACATATTGGTGATGATATTGTTCGAGCAATCGCCTTGGGACCAACCGAAGGAATGGTACGGGGAATGGAAGCTGACGATAGTGGAGCCCCAATCTCAGTCCCTGTTGGGGAAGAAGTATTAGGAAGAATGTTTAATGTTCTTGGTGATCCAATTGATGAAAAACCAGCACCCAAAACAAAAGTTAAACGCCCAATCCATCGTCAAGCCCCAAGTTATGAAGAACAACAAACAATGGCAGAAATTTTAGAAACCGGAATTAAGGTTGTTGATTTATTAGTACCCTTTGCCAAGGGAGGAAAAATTGGTTTATTTGGAGGAGCCGGAGTTGGGAAAACCGTGCTAGTTCAAGAGTTAATTAATAACGTGGCTAAAGCCCATGGGGGGATTTCAGTTTTTGCCGGAGTTGGGGAACGAACTCGGGAAGGAAATGACCTTTACTACGAAATGATTGAAGCAGGTGTTATTGATAAAACAGCTTTAGTATTCGGACAGATGAATGAAACTCCTGGTGCTCGCATGCGCGTGGCGTTAACTGGATTAACAATTGCTGAATATTTCCGGGATGATAAAAACCAAGATGTTTTATTATTTATTGATAATATCTTTCGTTTTACCCAAGCAGGATCTGAGGTATCAGCGCTATTAGGTCGTATGCCCTCAGCGGTTGGATACCAACCAACTTTAGCAACAGAAATGGGAGCGTTACAAGAACGTATTACTTCTACTAAAAAAGGAAGTATTACTTCTGTGCAAGCTGTTTATGTGCCAGCGGATGACTTAACTGACCCCGCTCCTGCCACAACTTTTACCCACTTAGATGCGAAAGTTGTCCTAGATCGGGAAATTGCGGCGTTAGGGATTTACCCAGCGGTGGACCCCCTAGGGAGTTCTTCACGATTATTGGATCCCCAAGTTGTTGGTGATGAACATTATGACACCTCGCGGGGAGTCCAAGAAACTCTACAAAAATTTAAAGAATTACAATCAATTATTGCAATTTTAGGGATGGATGAATTATCTGATGAAGATAAATTATCTGTTTCGCGAGCACGTAAAATTCGTAACTTTTTATCACAACCATTCTTTGTGGCTGAAAAATTCTCAGGAAAAGAAGGAAAGTATGTTCCGGTTAGTGAAACAATTCGTGCTTTTAAAGAGATTTTAAGTGGAAAACACGATAACTTACCAGAACAAGCATTCTTATATGTTGGAACAATTGACGAAGCTGTAAAAGCAGCCAACCAAATGAAAAACTAG
- a CDS encoding TenA family protein — protein sequence MTKFDELLSSIKKEYHNFLNHPFIIGIVKNEVTRQGFDYFINQNYYILVEVIRIWGSLLVKAHNEKQMVFLIRGLNIMIKYITQINQNYQCQELKNIKPSQITIDFINYLWELSLEGTYQDLIVAFSICSFGHYNFRQLILDTYLDLNELHPYYWWLLLYINDNQDLELQQKWVEYLNQELTDTTAEEMEKFKVIFYKVQQFENNFLNDCLKFNSYK from the coding sequence ATGACAAAATTTGATGAATTATTAAGTTCGATTAAAAAAGAATATCACAATTTTTTAAATCATCCTTTTATCATTGGCATTGTTAAGAATGAAGTTACTCGCCAAGGATTTGATTATTTTATTAATCAAAATTATTATATTTTAGTGGAAGTAATTAGGATTTGGGGGAGTTTACTAGTCAAAGCTCATAATGAAAAACAAATGGTTTTTTTAATTAGAGGGCTAAATATTATGATTAAATATATAACGCAAATTAACCAAAATTATCAATGTCAGGAATTAAAAAATATTAAACCAAGCCAAATTACAATTGATTTTATTAATTACTTGTGAGAGCTATCCTTGGAAGGAACCTACCAAGATTTAATTGTTGCCTTTAGTATTTGTAGTTTTGGTCATTATAATTTTCGACAACTAATTTTAGATACTTATCTTGATTTAAATGAACTGCACCCATATTATTGATGACTACTATTATACATTAATGATAATCAGGATTTAGAGTTGCAACAAAAATGAGTAGAATATTTAAACCAAGAATTAACAGACACCACCGCCGAAGAAATGGAAAAATTTAAAGTAATATTTTACAAGGTCCAACAATTTGAAAATAATTTTTTAAATGATTGTTTAAAATTTAATTCTTATAAATAA
- a CDS encoding lipoprotein produces the protein MKKLLSILGAVGLTVSGTSSVIACNAHKSDTPNPEPSKDKRIITKLSSWTNLRPLLFDSKDYKSLTADNLVNTIANQLPLDKTNKVVVKDGTFTNINITDGKVTNGTVTVSVLRNDKPIVDTTSGKTEFKVYFQTNQVKNARELATEINQKAPNSLTKLSEVKINFNGTQLPLGMILNLIPTFVKLSDLPTKIPASFDANSDPDQKKWNDFVNKIKILAGEIWEKPFNTSVKLTDWINLTVTGKLGEIVNAIAPDLIHFHNFLVEQKAKNHDNLALLLVQYLFEAPRDINGDGFLKINKDKKDIKSNLDNLLCNLLQPWQNANNEKYSVANPLQLKILVFLSVKWDTGTVKLKDLNVDDVLKTLITDLMNHDVAQPIKVTIHNVPIKGDITFDLNLNSIIGDSIMPTMLKNSGYGSTIVDSNNLQMLAGNLIFEIQKDGSDTWTASTSINDILISDVKNIRMKVTGMQFKVIAKDDVNANFTTDYNLNTEFDIDLSTTNLL, from the coding sequence ATGAAAAAACTTTTATCAATTTTAGGAGCAGTAGGATTAACAGTATCAGGAACATCAAGTGTGATTGCTTGTAATGCGCATAAAAGTGATACGCCTAATCCCGAACCTTCAAAAGACAAACGTATTATTACAAAACTAAGTTCATGAACAAATTTAAGACCATTATTATTTGATTCAAAAGATTATAAAAGCTTAACCGCTGATAATTTAGTGAACACCATTGCTAACCAATTACCATTAGATAAAACTAACAAAGTAGTTGTGAAAGATGGTACTTTTACAAATATTAACATTACCGATGGAAAAGTAACGAATGGTACTGTAACGGTGTCAGTTTTACGAAATGATAAACCAATTGTGGATACTACTTCAGGGAAAACTGAATTTAAAGTTTATTTCCAAACTAACCAAGTTAAGAATGCTAGAGAGTTAGCAACTGAAATTAACCAAAAAGCACCTAACTCATTGACAAAATTATCCGAAGTTAAAATTAATTTTAACGGAACCCAATTACCACTAGGAATGATTCTTAACTTAATCCCTACTTTTGTTAAGTTATCGGATTTACCAACTAAAATTCCAGCCTCGTTTGATGCTAATAGTGATCCTGACCAAAAGAAATGAAATGATTTTGTTAATAAAATCAAAATATTAGCTGGAGAAATTTGAGAAAAACCTTTTAATACAAGTGTTAAATTAACAGATTGAATTAACCTTACGGTTACTGGCAAACTTGGTGAAATTGTAAATGCCATTGCTCCTGACTTAATTCATTTCCACAACTTTTTAGTTGAGCAAAAGGCAAAAAATCATGATAATTTAGCATTATTATTAGTTCAATATTTATTTGAAGCACCACGAGACATTAATGGAGATGGCTTCTTAAAAATTAATAAAGATAAAAAAGATATTAAATCTAATTTAGATAATTTACTATGTAATCTTTTACAACCTTGACAAAATGCTAATAATGAAAAATACAGTGTTGCAAATCCTTTACAATTAAAAATCTTAGTTTTCCTAAGTGTTAAGTGGGACACGGGAACAGTTAAATTAAAAGATTTAAATGTTGATGATGTTTTAAAAACATTAATTACTGATTTAATGAATCATGACGTCGCCCAGCCAATTAAAGTCACTATCCATAATGTTCCAATCAAAGGAGATATTACTTTTGATTTAAACCTTAATAGTATAATTGGTGATAGTATTATGCCTACAATGTTAAAAAATAGTGGTTATGGTAGTACAATAGTTGATAGTAATAATTTGCAAATGTTAGCGGGGAACCTTATTTTTGAAATTCAAAAAGATGGTAGTGACACATGAACAGCATCAACATCAATTAATGACATTTTAATTAGTGATGTTAAAAATATTAGAATGAAAGTGACGGGAATGCAATTTAAAGTAATTGCCAAAGATGACGTCAATGCTAATTTTACTACCGATTATAACTTAAATACCGAATTTGATATTGACCTGTCAACAACAAACTTGTTATAA
- the atpC gene encoding ATP synthase F1 subunit epsilon, which translates to MINKTNLKIITPKGVMVEEPVDIVTVKTITGYMGVLHGHIPLVSTIVPSEMYYRVDNKQYKLSINGGILQVDQEFVKILADEVNFIDKQGS; encoded by the coding sequence ATGATTAATAAAACAAACTTAAAAATTATTACTCCAAAGGGAGTCATGGTTGAAGAACCTGTTGACATTGTAACGGTGAAAACAATTACTGGTTATATGGGAGTTCTCCATGGTCATATACCCTTAGTATCAACAATTGTTCCTTCGGAAATGTATTATCGTGTTGATAATAAACAATATAAACTAAGTATTAACGGTGGAATTTTACAAGTTGATCAGGAATTTGTTAAAATCTTAGCTGATGAAGTTAACTTTATTGATAAACAAGGTTCATAA
- a CDS encoding Cof-type HAD-IIB family hydrolase: protein MAVKLIVCDIDGTLVTDKTKTIPPENKTALLRVQDQGILVTIASGRVPSGLAEFADELGITKNCKYVIGSNGGAVMNLQTGEYVYDEMVSYEDTLWAMAVVKEMGNDFYLAPLNEKMAYVSSERVITKDIFLFRHTKNIPVILDWNAIPQMRKVVISCSEQAGQEWLRRKIAKNHNLRVEVTGYGYIEIMPKNVNKWNGILKLIDALKVNEGIKINKDEIMCFGDQMNDYEMIKNAKYGIALANATSELKTVANDITKKDNNHAGIADYLYDHLLTRKEG, encoded by the coding sequence ATGGCAGTTAAATTGATAGTTTGTGATATTGATGGGACCTTAGTAACTGATAAAACAAAAACGATTCCTCCGGAAAATAAAACCGCCTTATTAAGAGTCCAAGACCAAGGAATTTTAGTAACAATTGCTTCGGGAAGAGTTCCAAGTGGGTTAGCGGAATTTGCCGATGAATTAGGAATCACAAAAAACTGTAAGTATGTTATTGGTAGTAATGGGGGCGCGGTGATGAATTTACAAACTGGGGAGTATGTTTATGACGAAATGGTTTCTTATGAAGATACATTATGAGCAATGGCAGTTGTTAAAGAAATGGGGAATGATTTTTATTTGGCGCCATTAAACGAAAAAATGGCATATGTTTCAAGTGAACGTGTTATTACAAAAGATATTTTTTTATTTCGCCATACTAAAAACATTCCAGTAATTTTAGATTGAAACGCGATTCCACAAATGCGTAAAGTTGTGATTTCATGTAGTGAACAAGCAGGCCAAGAATGATTACGCCGTAAGATTGCTAAAAATCATAACCTCCGTGTAGAAGTAACCGGATATGGTTATATTGAGATTATGCCCAAGAATGTCAATAAATGAAATGGGATTTTAAAACTAATTGACGCTTTAAAAGTTAATGAAGGTATTAAAATTAATAAAGATGAAATTATGTGTTTTGGCGACCAAATGAATGATTATGAAATGATTAAAAATGCTAAATATGGAATTGCATTAGCAAATGCAACAAGTGAGTTAAAAACAGTTGCGAATGATATTACGAAAAAAGATAATAACCATGCTGGGATAGCCGATTATTTATACGACC
- a CDS encoding lipoprotein, whose amino-acid sequence MKKLLSILGALGLTTTGVSSVVGCHLHKVAPQPNPAPSTKDDKIINKVESWSQAAPLLVNSKNFRNLTAHDVEKTISNQLPIDQTYQIKIKDSSFYDVKVDNNQLTDGTIIISILHNNKILVDKQKQLSEFNIKFTTQEISYTEKLVNDLNQKTSGSVENISDFQINFGETSLPLKLIMNLLPSLVKFNNLPTKIPTTFNQNDPVQRQWTAFVQQFANLAMVGDILKINFNQTFDSSGVKINISGNVGNIINAITPDLIHFHNFLIKQKDDKHRNLLLLLIQYLFATPQDINNDGFTKVDSGTTKITSNLDYLICDLLQPWKTEQGEKFGVNRPIAIDIVKYVTMPVYWDKWELTDIELAKVGITNVFKNTLNQLFNHDINKDITVDFSVSVLKEDIHLQLKPLIETSLPTFLLQQGYDENEVNNNISILSGTIKFESSTDGQTWLAANNLDDILKANVKDFQVKLDNLQFKVTSKADPTISFLTNKDLAIKINLDLTTDPLL is encoded by the coding sequence ATGAAAAAACTTTTATCAATTTTAGGAGCTCTTGGTTTAACAACAACTGGAGTTTCATCAGTTGTGGGTTGTCATCTTCACAAGGTTGCACCCCAACCAAATCCTGCTCCATCAACAAAAGATGACAAAATTATTAATAAAGTAGAATCTTGGTCACAAGCTGCACCATTATTAGTAAATTCAAAAAACTTTCGTAATTTAACAGCCCATGATGTTGAAAAAACAATTAGTAATCAATTACCAATTGATCAAACTTACCAAATAAAAATTAAAGATAGTAGTTTTTATGATGTTAAAGTTGATAACAACCAATTAACAGATGGAACAATTATTATTTCAATTTTGCATAATAATAAAATTCTAGTTGATAAACAAAAACAACTATCAGAATTTAATATTAAATTTACAACCCAGGAAATTAGCTATACCGAAAAATTAGTGAATGATTTAAATCAAAAAACTTCCGGTTCGGTTGAGAATATTTCTGATTTTCAAATTAATTTTGGGGAAACAAGTTTACCATTAAAATTAATTATGAATTTATTGCCTAGTTTAGTGAAATTTAATAATTTGCCAACAAAAATTCCAACAACTTTTAATCAGAATGACCCCGTTCAAAGACAATGAACAGCATTTGTACAACAATTTGCTAATTTAGCAATGGTTGGTGATATTTTAAAAATTAATTTTAACCAAACATTTGATAGCTCAGGGGTAAAAATTAACATTAGTGGGAATGTTGGTAATATTATTAATGCAATTACTCCTGATTTAATTCATTTCCATAATTTTTTAATTAAGCAAAAAGATGATAAACATAGAAATTTATTATTGTTATTAATTCAATATTTATTTGCAACTCCCCAAGATATTAATAATGATGGCTTTACAAAAGTTGACAGTGGAACCACAAAAATTACTTCTAATCTTGATTATTTAATATGTGACTTATTACAACCATGAAAAACCGAGCAGGGAGAAAAATTTGGTGTTAATCGTCCAATTGCGATTGATATTGTTAAATATGTAACGATGCCAGTATATTGAGATAAATGAGAATTGACTGATATTGAATTAGCAAAAGTGGGGATTACCAATGTCTTTAAAAACACTTTAAACCAATTATTTAATCATGATATTAATAAAGATATCACAGTTGATTTTAGTGTTTCAGTTTTAAAAGAAGATATCCATTTGCAACTAAAACCACTAATTGAAACATCTTTACCAACATTTTTATTACAACAAGGCTATGATGAAAATGAAGTTAATAATAACATTAGTATTTTATCAGGAACCATTAAATTTGAATCATCAACAGATGGGCAAACTTGATTAGCAGCCAATAACTTGGATGATATTTTAAAAGCTAATGTTAAAGATTTTCAGGTAAAACTTGATAATTTACAATTTAAAGTTACTTCAAAAGCGGATCCTACAATTTCATTTCTTACAAATAAAGATTTAGCAATCAAAATTAATCTTGATCTTACAACAGATCCCTTATTATAA